The sequence TGGCGGTCCTGTACGGGTACCTGGGGTCTCCGTTTCTGGCGGGTGCGCAGGTCATGCTCTATGTGGGCGGCGTGCTGATTCTCATGCTCTTCGCGATTGTCCTGACCCGGCAACTCGGCGGAGAGGAAGCGCTGGACATTTCGCCCGGGCAGAGGCTGGCGGGGATCTTCGTCGCGATGGCCGCTTTCGCGACGATCTGGGTGGGGATCGCCGGAATCCGCTGGTCACCGGGAATCCCGGACTTGAGCGGCGGGCCGTCGCCGGAGGATCTGGGGAACGCGTTCATGACCGACTGGCTCCTCCCGTTCGAGGTGGCCTCCGTTCTGCTGCTGGCCGCACTCATCGGTGCCACCGTGATGGTGCGGAGGAAGAGACCATGATCGGACTCGGCCACTTCCTGGGGATCTCGTCGATGCTCTTCGCACTGGGTCTCACGACCATCATGATCCGGCGCAACGCCATCGCGCTCCTCATGGGAATCGAACTCATGCTGAACGCGGCGGCGCTGAACTTCGTCGCGTTTGCGCGTTTCCGCCCGGCGGGTTCGGAAGGGGATCTGGTCGCGCTCTTTGTCGTCGTGGTGGCCGTGGCGGAGGCCGCGGTGGCGCTGGGAATCGTGCTCAACATGTTTCGGGCTCTCCGGACGGCGCGTCTGGACGAAGTCTCGGAACTCCGGGGGTAGGGGAGATGACCATCGCTCCCGCCGGGAGGCGGACTGAGGAATGCTGACCACCGGTGGACTGATCCTGGGGATCCCGCTGTTTGCCTTTGTCGTGCAGTTCACCGTGGGGCGGCGTCTGCCCCGGCAGGGGGACTGGGTCTCGACGGGTGCGGTGTTCGCGGCGTTCCTCCTCTCCATCCCGAACTTCCTGTCGGCGGTGGCCGCCGGGGGGGCGCGGCCTCTGGACAATCCTCGCTTCGTCTGGATGGACCTCGGGACGGCGAAGCTGTCGCTGGGGATTCTCTCGGACAACCTGATGGCCGTGATGCTGACGGCGGTCTTGTTCGTCTCCTTCCTGATTCATGTCTACAGCATGGGCTATATGAAAGGAGAGGAACGGTACAACCGGTTCTTCGGATACCTGAGCCTTTTCATCTTCTCGATGATGGGCATCATCATGGCCGACAGCCTGCTCGGGCTCTACATCTTCTGGGAACTCGTGGGCGTGTCGTCCTACTTCCTGATCGGATTCTACATCGGGAAGCCCTCTGCCAATGCCGCTGCGAAGAA is a genomic window of Gemmatimonadota bacterium containing:
- a CDS encoding NADH-quinone oxidoreductase subunit J; this encodes MSGEVLLFWGTAAWTILSAMTVAFARSLIYAALGLLGTLLGVAVLYGYLGSPFLAGAQVMLYVGGVLILMLFAIVLTRQLGGEEALDISPGQRLAGIFVAMAAFATIWVGIAGIRWSPGIPDLSGGPSPEDLGNAFMTDWLLPFEVASVLLLAALIGATVMVRRKRP
- the nuoK gene encoding NADH-quinone oxidoreductase subunit NuoK, coding for MIGLGHFLGISSMLFALGLTTIMIRRNAIALLMGIELMLNAAALNFVAFARFRPAGSEGDLVALFVVVVAVAEAAVALGIVLNMFRALRTARLDEVSELRG